The genomic segment TAGAGACAACTGCTACTGCTCCTAATGTGAGCAGGAACAGGCAAGCTCAGACCTAATATGGCAGTAGTGGGTTTTCCTTGGTGGTTTTCTGCTTCGTTTACTTCCAGGGAattaaaagttttccttttaatattttatttcaataattgGAGTGGAAGGTATTTTTCTTGATAAAGAAGAAATTGATTTAGATGAATAAATGGAGTCCTTCCTGCTTCCCCAGGGTGTTGGGAAGCTGGCAGGCATCTTCCTGCTCTCAATGTGCAGTTGTTCAGCACATGAGAACATGCTGGGCAGATGACAGTGCAGCCCTGTTCTCTGAAGTCCCTGTTAGTGATGGGGCTGGAATGCCAGTGTCACATCAAAGATATTTTCGAAAAGCACTGGCACAATGCAACTCAGTCCTTGGCAGCAGGGGGGACTTTGAGCACAAGCATTGGCTTCTATGCTTTTACTttcaggtttatttattttttttttagtttaccTTTTATATTTGCTCCAGTTCTTCTTTGCTAAGAGCAGGATGACAATCATGACCCAAATAATAACCTTTTTCTTGAGCTACTACAGGGAGTTCAGaccagagggagagaggagccGTGTCtcttaaaggttttaaaattcaCAAACAGGACATTTTTGGTGAATGCTGCTTTCTTACTTATGAAAAAAGTCTTACATAATCTTTGTTCATACCCCCTGACCTTCCCTGCCTAACTCTGGAGGGGATTTAGAGAGGGGCTTCAAGTGGGATCTCCTCCCTGCCTCCTTTCCTGATGCCGCTCCATAAACCTGTCCTGCTTTATGGGAGAGGTCCCACAGATTGCCTTGAGGGTGGGAATCCACGCAGGAAGAAATGGATGTTGATATTTAATGCTTCCATTTCATTGGGAAtaaacctttccttccccttggACTGGAGAGTAACAAACTGCACCTGCATGAAAGGCCACTCTTCTCAAAGAGCAGTGGTGTTATGCTGGGCTGGTCTCCTGGGATGCGTCTAACGACGAGTTGAGGGTGGGTTTGATGAAGAAACTCAGGGACATGGGACTGTAAATCATCAGGTACTTACACCTAGTACAAATATCAGAGAAATGTGGCAGCCTGGGGATGCTTCCCTCCAGAGTATTTCAAAGGGTAGGCTTTAAATCTGATGGCATTTCCTGCATGGAAGTATAATGGCTGATTAGCTAAATGTAGGACTTTATCCTAATCCCTCTGCCTGCTTCCATGACAAAAAGGTTCTAGTGAGTTTATGCTTCACAAATACAAGTCTTGCAAgcaatttatctttttcttgtaGCTCTTCATGGTTTAGTGCAGCTGCTATTTGTATTCCAATTAATTACTGGCACAAGTGATTACACAGAGTTGAGGCGCAATTAGGACCAGCCTATAATTGTGTTTGAAAGGGCTATGGATGCTTTTACAGATGGTTTCCCTGCTAGATGAGATTGGCCAGtctctccagctgcctccagctttCCATGTTATTTCTCCCTAAGTGTTAGTGCAGTGACTTAAATCTTTCATTGGGGAGTGTTCTTGCTTTCTGCCTCTAAGAGTACATTAGCTTCTAAAGGGAAAAACATCCATTTAAACCTGCCACAGTTAGAGAGGCAGTAAATAGTAAGACATAACTTTGTACTAGGCATCTACTGTCAGGATTGattaagaaaacacaaactaaaacatttaaatttgttGGAGAGCAGGTGATTCTGTGCCCTCTCAGCATGTCAGTGTCATTCTTGGCTCTTTTGTTACAAGATAATTGTGTGTTTAAACAATTGTGTGATCCTTGGGAGCCAAGCCCAGGCCTTGGAGATGTGCCAGTGTTGGCCAGGTTTTCCCCTCCCACGGGTTTATGAAAcatggagggagaggaaaaccaCACCAACTCTGTAATGGAAAAAGGCTGGATTCATTAGGAACTCCTCTGAGCTCATCCCCCAGGACCTCATTACCCTCCCAAACCCTATTTGCAGCTCTCCcctaaaagcagcaaaagccaGTGTGGTggcctgcagctccctgcccacagtCAGCCTGGCTGTGTGCCCCTGACatagcagagctggggaagtgGAGGTTTGATAGCCATCCCACATGCAGGAATGTGGCGGCTCCTGGCCTtaaagggctgcccagggtcCTGCAGCCTGGTGGGATAATTGCTGGCCACATTCAGGTGCTGCTCCTGAAGCTTGCCAGCATGTTTTGACTGGTTGAGACCCCcaagcagagccctgcaggggTTGAGCAGCCTCAGGAGGCAGGAACAGTGGTGCTAAGGGCAGCTTTGGGCCTTGACCCTGGCTGCAGAGGGGCAGACGTGTTTGCTGAGAAGGAGGTCCTTCTCTCCATGCCCTGCCCTGTGACTGTGCTTGCTTGGCTGATGGGCTGAACCTCTGCTGGGAGCATTTCCCTTagaggggagctgggagggagctgaTTGCTGCTCCTGGGATGCAAAGTAGTTTTCTGGGTGGGTGGAGACTTAAACTGAGATTTGGTGCTTGCTAGGAAGGCGTGTGTCTCATCTGAGCAAGAATCTTACAGAGGTTTGAGGTAAAAGACTTCATAAACCAGTtccaaacccaaaagggagggCTTTGACCCCTGTTTCCATGTAGCTGGGGCCTGTCTCATTCACAGcctgctgcctgggctgctccagctgtgttTTGAGGTGCCTGGGTGGGATATGCATGAGCAACGAAGGAGCATCCCTGTTGGAGCTGGGAGGAAGGTGGCTTTGGCACTCCCACCCTGGAGTGAGTGTCATGGTGAAGCTGCAGTTCAGCATGTGCGTTTGTGAGAAGGGGAGCAGTCAGTACACGGAACAGTGATGCCTTAATGGCTTTCTTTAAAACTTCTCCCAAGGTCTCAGCCCCTGAGTTCTGGCATACAGGATAAAGCTGTAAGCATGTTTGCTCCCACTGCATGGCAGCAAAGAAAGGAGTAATTTGTTTTGGCTCCTCCTCAGAAGTAGTCTTGCCTCTTAGTGTTTATCTCAAATGTCTCAGCACTCTGGCTGTTGcaatttttcctgctttctgaagaTCCATCTGAAAATGTTTGACAATAGTGTAAAAGCTCTGACATGCTCCTTTCAATGGCCTCTTATGCCATTTGATCCAGCAAATGCCgcatttttaaatcttttgtttATGGATtagtatttttgtgtttgttttttttttttccctttgccttgTTCCCTTCCCATTAATTCCCACAATAGGAGCAGGgtttttcccagctctctgaATTCAGCATGACCACACTGCGCAACAGTTTCACCCTTGCTAAATCTAATGTGCTTGAAGCTTCTGGGGTCAGCTGAGGCCCTTGTTCTGGATGGCCACTCAGGGTGGATTCAGGCACATTGGGTTTGGGGAAACAGTCTGTAAACCAGAGCTCATCTTATCCAAAAAGGAGACAATACAGTGTAAGGTggtgtggtggggggaaacagttttccccctgcagttataaaatggtaaaaccccagggggtggtgacccttgaagttttgaggttttacccaatgagcacttctgcaaaatataaacatatcacaaccagaatGGAAGAGAAGTAGTTGTAGTTTTGTGGTAGaagaggtagccatgttgtgagaGCCACGAGGAGTGAGAACAGGAGCCCTCCctgggggggctctgcccccccagccccggctgggggctgcagagacttggaacagtgttagactaggctaagtgtctgtagctgagctgggagatgtttcTCTACTGTGAGCCGCAGcaaaagatactgaaaagcaTTGGCAGAACAGTAGTGGACGGAGCgatggctgaaagccaagagataagaactgaagaagcagcaaaccaAGCATACAGCcaagagagacacagagttgtctgaagAGAGAGAgccgagagagagagagcagcagcagagagagcaaacctaagctctacagacagagtttttggggtaagaactgaaccaaaagacCCCatacccctctgagacctccgagaaaggaggaagatgatggactcttacttgaaagagtcttaaagtgctacagcacttgcagaaaggagctgaagagcTCCGAGAAGAATGCagagggtgaccttggcccccccgctgcttgagacagagcacagagctctgtaggggaacttgaatcccctgaagataaggaccGTCATgaagacccctgagcttcgTGATATGACATAGTGAAGTGACCCTTGTCCTGGTGAACACAGCCTACGGAAGAAAAGACCCTCGCTTGAAGACGACGGAccgaggggcttggatacccctCATgagtactggcagagatccagctactgctgcatgagaagagaacctgctgccttagagacgttgctgctctgaagaaggatctttccttcttcccttctggacttttattgaaggggagaaaagatttgatccattgtaaatatttatgtcatggtagagataattaagattgtatataatgtattgtagtatttatttgtacagtcattgtaatatattccctttcccccattttgagtctcgtgtggtTGTCTGGAAAAtcatctcacattgggttgagatgtgagagggggcttggactagggaattggattttggggctctcaaaccatgacaggtgGTGAGATGCTGAAGCCTTGATGAAATTTAGAGTGTGGAGCGtttcttgggaaagaaaaaggggggtgtccctgtgtgtgccaGCCCAGGGTGCCCTCAccttgctggaaaaaaaaaaatattttcctgggCTACCTGGTGAGGCCAGGAGTGTATCCCTTTCTTCAAGTCCTTCCCaatgacacacacaaaaatgtgGGAACATTGTCATTtagaaaattttttattttttatttgcagtgtgGTAATTCACTGGAGTgtggaaaatgctgctgtgggaaataatttcagttgaAGCTCTTAATGCTGTTTTGTGCTTGTAATAATGCATTACCTCTGACTGGTGTTAGCTTGTTCTGAAGCTTAGTAGTAGGAGTCTGCTTTGAATGTGTCTGAGAAACCATCAAATCCTCTTTTAGCTAAAAGTCAGGCAAGCTCCCAGGAGAGCAGTTTGATGGGATTGCTACTGATTCCAGCATTAATAGTCCTCTGCTGTTAAGGTAAGCTtgcccagagctggggcaggtcCTGGGGTTTCATCCCAGGAGCCCACTCCACATGGGAGGCTTCAGCACCACCTGAagctctgtgcagagcaaaCCATTGGTTATGGCACACTTAGAGCATGGAAAAGTAGAAACACAGTTATTGATCTCAACTTCTGAGTGCACTCGGGAGCTATTCAGAAGGTAGGTGGGACAGGATCTGTGTGGCCAACATATCTGTGATCGCCTTGGGACCCCAAAGCCATGTGGTCAATGGGCCGCTTTTGTGTGGCCTCACTGTGTTCATAAGGCTTTTCAGATAAATCACAAGATTCCTGCCCTAAACCAGCCTGCTATCTGCATTAGAGATAATGACAGGGGtaaacataaaaggaaaatcaaaggaTTAAAATCAATGGAAGTTAATAATCTGTATATATTCAAAGGTCTAGGCTAAAGAAGGGAGACAACAAACCATGGGTGGAAGTCAAAGGGCCTAGTAATACAGGGAGTTacaatggaaaaaatggaaCCATATGTTCCAGATGAAAACAAGAGCACTCTGATTTTGTGAATagttttctccctcttctactcaaattttaaaatgctggctAAAATATTCCCCATTGCTTTAGATAGATTTAAGTggttaaaaaaagggaaatttaaaatgtcatatttaatcaatttttctcttttcactttaaatttaaaaaaagattaaggCATATTGAGAGTTGAGAGTTACTTTTTCATTATATGGCAGGAGAGGCGTCTGACTTCGGGCTGAGCTTTCCACAAGGAGAACAAGAGCAGAGGTAGGAGTGAGCCCTTGGTCCCATGGAAGTACTCATAGGAGATAGAGTCCACCCTTGGCAATTGTTGCTCCTGCAAAAGACAATTTTATGGTATAGATACATTATAGCTATAGTGCCAGTGCCCCAGGACTCCATCCGGGATTAAGCTGCTTCACCCTTTTTTGTGCAGCACCCCCTACATTAATAGTCATCCATGTCGGGGTACAGGAGGAAGCCCATGAAAGTAGAATCGTTGACGTTGTCAGCGTAGACACCGTTGTTGTTCCCGTTCCCATACACCTGAAGCCAGACCTCATCCCCGGAGCTGAGGTGCAGCAAGACAGAGCCACTTGCTTGGTCAACGTTGTTGTTCTGGAACTGGTCATAGGTGAAGATCACGGCCTTACCCTTCTTGTAGAGGCTGACCTTGACATCTGCCAGGTAGACCGTGAGGTGGTAGGCGAAGTAGTAGGTGCCGGGGACATTGCACAGGAACTTGCCAGTGCTGACGTCATAGTGGCCCTGCTCGTTGTAGAAGATCTTGCTGAAGCGGATGGGGATGTTGGGGGCAGGGGGGCGCTCTGTCAGCCCTACGCTGAAGGCAGAGCGGTGGACAAAAGCACCTTCACCCTTCTCCCCCTTCAGTCCCGTGAatccaggagctccaggaggtCCCGTCATCCCTGGGGGTCCTGTCATGCCTGGCGCACCTATGGGACCTGCTGCACCTGGGGGACAGAGTGGGGATTGGGAGTTGTGTTTGCAGTGTTGGCAACTGCTACCCACCGTCCCAAAATGCAGAGGGGGCTGTGGCATGAggatctgctctgcagcacagagctgaggaaagGCTCAATAACCTCAACAGCCCCCAGGAGCGGAGTCAGTGAGTGGAAAGCCTGCTCACTACCCgtccccctcctctccccctgctatatgcagagctgctgagagcagcGTCTGAAAAAACATCACTAATTGGGGAAACAGCTACCACACCAAACTCTTTGACTTGGGTTATGGATTCTCCATCCCAGGAGATACTCAAAAGTCATCTGGACAACAGTCAGGCATTGACCCACCAGACACAAAACCTGTTGGGACTGGGGCTGCCCATGGACTCCAGCACCAATGTACTACCTGTTTCTCACCAACCTgcatctcctttttctccctttagtccatcttttccatctttcccaTCCCGACCAGGGAGCCCGTTGTGGCCAGGGTAGCCAGGTGCTCCTCCCATCCACTTGGCACATGGCATTTTGGGGTCAGGCTGGTCATCCTGGGCAACCACCTCTGTGCAATGGGGGGCCATCAGCAGCAATGAGCACAGCAGGATGCCTGTTGGGCCCCTCATTGTTGGTTCCTGATGCAGAGAGTCATTTTGTTAACTTTAAAGATtaataggggggaaaaaagtgaacaaaaccTCCCTCCTGAATAACACAGAGGCCCAGAAGACTAAAGTTTGAGTCAGCACatctgaagaaaagcagttcTGTTTGCCCGAAGGGCCCCTCTGCATCCAGCGTGGTGCTGATGTGAGCTCTATAAGCCAAGCTGGGATGGGCCACACTGTGGAGAGAAGTGTAGAGAGGAGCAAACAGCAGTTACTCCTCCAGCACTCACAGGCTCTTTGCACAGGCACAGATGTTTCAGGACCGAGCACGGCAGATGCCAGAGTATCTCTGGCTAATCTCTGCTCAATTAGCCACAATACACCCTGACTCCTGCTATAAGCTGGGGTAAGGTTGGCCTCGGTGAGCAAGCGGCTGATGGAAGGTCTGGCAGAGCCTGTCTCAAACCCTCTAAAGCCTTGAATCCAGGCAGGTGGTTTGTCACTGCATGTACAGCCTGCTGACCTGGCTCTACCTAATGTGAACAGAAACCATAGCCAGGCTTTCCAGCTCCTTTGCACCACCatatgaaattgtgattctggtttgttttccacCCGAATTACGTATTTTGATTAGTGCAAGACAATGTGTGTAGTATTTAGACACTGTAGTGTTGTATTTCTCTTTGATCTAGTTGCTTTGCTGTTCAGAGCAATTAGTGTGGCTGCCCAAAACCAGGTCGATGGTGACACCCTACAGCCAGCCCGGCTCCCAGAAATCAGCGGGACCTTGGTGGGCTTTGAGTCAGGCCAGTTCAGTTAGgacacagatattttaaaatgatcACTGTTGCGTGAAACTGCTCCCCAGTTCCTTTTGGAACAATAAAGGTATCCTGTTAGGAGCATTGTAAGTGGCATAATAGGCAATGAAAAGTGAAGAATACCATGGCTATTAGAGTTCCTTAGCTCTgtaatttccaagaaaaataatatcttgGAGCAATTCCTTTGCAGGGTTGATTTTTCCTAGGCAAGCTATTtaaatgtcatattttaaataatgtctTATTAGCTCTCGTGTAATTGCTTCAAAGAAAGCTTAAGaaatgtgctggttttagctggggtagagttaattttctttgtagtaGCTAGtatgggctgtgttttggatttgtgctgaacacagggttgataacagggatgtttttgttattgctgagcagcacttgcacagtgtcaaggctttttctgctcctcaccccaccccaccagcaagaAGTCTGGGGGTGCACAAAGAGTTGgcaggggacacagctgggacagctgaccccaactgacctgagggatattccataccataccATACCTTATGGCATCTTCATATGCTCAGCTGTAAACCATGGATGAGGTtggcctggggctgctgctcagggactgtCCAGGCATCAGTTGGTCGGTGGTGAGcaactgttttcatttgcaacgcttgtctttcttgggttttatttctctccctctgctattttctctttcattacaacttattattgttattgttactattttatttcaattattacactgttcttatctcaacccatgagtgTTCTGACTTTTCCCATTGCAATTCTCTTTCCCCCATCCTGCTCTGGACAGGGTGTGAACAGCTGTGTGGAGCTCAGTTGCCAGCTGGAGTTAAAATACTACAGTAACAAAGAGGTtggggacccctggtggtctagtggttaggatgcggcaCTCTCACGCTGtggcccgggttcgattcccgatcagggaaactcccccgggcagatggagctcgtcagctctgtaaggccatccatctaagagaaggtccctctaaacaaacctacatcctgaggacctcactgccactgtccaagctccctcagccctggcagatgaaccttaggattaaagggtgggctcagctcagcacacactgtgtcttatctaaaaaaaatccactgcgcaggctcaaagggtaaagacctttcccaaatcttcgttcataAAGACCGACCATACATACAACAGAGGTTGCTGTGATTTCAGTTTTTTGCAGGATTTTGAGGGGGCTTTGAAGAACACTTCAAAACTGTGTTTAATTACTTTGGTGGGCAATGCCTAAAATCAGGGTACCCCCAAacccctgccctcccagccaggctccAGCAATCCAGCAGCCACACAACACCCTGTGATGGGGCTGGTGCCCTAGCTCAggggcagttttggggctgAGCGTGCTGTGGAGTCCAGCAACCACAGCCTGAGCCTTAGGCAGTGTTCCTGTGTCCCTGCACTTTGGGAACCAAAATGCCCCTTCACAGCAAAGGATGTACTGATTGTCCATGAACCAGGGTGGACCAGGGAAACAGATGTCTATAAATCCTGAAAGTGGCTTGGGTTGGCAAACAAGGGTGTGTATATTGGGCACACTGTGACACAGCCCCTTTGCCATGCCCCAGTGGTTGGCACTAAGCAGAGGGACCCTTGTCCCCCCTTCCCAGGTCCTCGCTGGCTCATGTACCCTTCCAAAATCAGCACAGGCTGTCTGGGGACATCTAACTGCATTAAAACATGGTAGCGATCCAGAAAAATCTGCCTCAAAATTGTGTTTCTTGGGCGATGGGGTTAGTTCTGCTTTCTTGTAAGCTTCCTAGAACCCAAATATCATTACAATTTTAGCAGTGTGCCAGGTCTTCTGCTGGTGCCAAATAAACCTCTCATATAAAGTCGCAAGCAGTGCAGGTTTGAGGAGCCCAAAGCAGGGCTACAGGGAGCTTTTCTGGCAGCTGCCCAGCCAGCTTGCTCCAGATAGAAAGATAGAACTACTTCTTTTGCTACAGTTTGACTCAAGCACAGGTGGTTTGCTTGTTTGAGAAGCCGAGTAATTCTTTGGCATAAGTATATCTTAAAAAGGGAAAGTCTTAAGCTGTGTCTGTGAGCTCTTAGTTCGGACCCTGGTTTAGGTGTGACATCCTTTTGCTCTGTCTCACccatttctttttggttttccatCTGATGCTCAGCAGTGTAACATGAAATAATCTGCTGTATTTGAATGTCACTGGTACCTTTTGGACTAGGAATAGATGAACTCAGTACTCTTGGTGGCCTTCAGTTATTCCCTTGGCAGCTGCTATATCAAAAGCTCATATACATTATATGAAGCTTATTCATTTATCAGCAGAAACCAGAGCATCATCCATAAGAACAATGCCATTCCTAAGTGCTATATAATGATTCAGATCATGattcagaatttaaatttcagataACACTATATAAATATTGTATATTCAAAAAATCCACACCTTTCTGTGCAAAATAGAACCAAAAATCCATCTGTTTTCCCACTACAGCATTTTCCTCAAAGGGTATTAACCAGGGCTTTGACTGtcaagcttttttctttttgtaattaCTCATAGCATAGATTTTGCTGATGTTCCAGTGGTGATTTGCTCCAGGCGGCTCAGACTTTAAATCTGGGTAGTGCAAGTTTCTGGCAAGGAATTGATACAACTTGGGGAGATTTGAGGCAAATCCAATCTTTACTGGAGTCTTTGAGGAAAGAGGTGAATTGAGAGGTGCCCATGCAGTATTTGCTGTTATAGCCATCTGGTTTTTCACTGTTGTTCCTGACTACTTTTTGATTTAGGAGTTTTGTCCTCTAAATAGTGTTTCCAAAAAGGGGAGTCTGAATCTAATGGAGATCAGCTATTCTTGGTTTAAAATATTCCCCGGCTATTCTGAGAATAACCCTAAGAAAGGAAACTTTTTGCGAACAGAAAGTCTGTCCGTTTTATTCAGcccaaaagaagagaaaatccTGAACCtagtaagaggaaaaaaaataatcattcttACCAGCTGCCTTGAGTCCTAGTTGGCTTGCTGCAGTCTCTTTGGAGAATGAGGTCTGGCTATCACATCACTATCCCTAAGGGCACAGGGAGATGTCAGCTCAGacactgcattttccatttgCCATTGCGCATGCTGACCTAAAACTTGGGTTTTCCCATTAATTTTTCCTGGACATCACTTAAGTTTTGGACCACTTGTATAATCCACTGGGATAGCTTGTGAAGATAGCCTTAGAGGGAAAAGATAGGTTTGGGAATTGGATAGGAACTGAAAGAGCAGTGGTTTGCTGGAAAGCCTGTGTGACAGGGAACGCCTGCTTGACCAGGGCTGGGCTTGTCCAGCTCAGCCTGTTGCTCTCTGCAGATTGGAAATGTTGTTAGCAGCTGATGGAGAAAGTGTGTCTCCAGCCTTGCAGTAATGCACTCACATGGGGTTTTTCAATGTGTTTGTAAGTGTATTATTGTTTGACAAGCTCTGGCTTCTCTTTTTAACTGCAAGAACCATTCCTGCCTGG from the Chiroxiphia lanceolata isolate bChiLan1 chromosome 10, bChiLan1.pri, whole genome shotgun sequence genome contains:
- the ADIPOQ gene encoding adiponectin, with the protein product MRGPTGILLCSLLLMAPHCTEVVAQDDQPDPKMPCAKWMGGAPGYPGHNGLPGRDGKDGKDGLKGEKGDAGAAGPIGAPGMTGPPGMTGPPGAPGFTGLKGEKGEGAFVHRSAFSVGLTERPPAPNIPIRFSKIFYNEQGHYDVSTGKFLCNVPGTYYFAYHLTVYLADVKVSLYKKGKAVIFTYDQFQNNNVDQASGSVLLHLSSGDEVWLQVYGNGNNNGVYADNVNDSTFMGFLLYPDMDDY